One Alligator mississippiensis isolate rAllMis1 chromosome 12, rAllMis1, whole genome shotgun sequence DNA window includes the following coding sequences:
- the LOC109280253 gene encoding IQ domain-containing protein F5, which translates to MGTQTSKAPVDVKALKDISKKKDPKEKPDIQALAGGDGAQKESSATASPPEQLGCLDQGAVTGEEVIAPAEPPAEKKDPRDQSAITIQSWWRGQLVRRTLHHATLSVLVIQRWWRQVAFKQREERRVKALMTYMRTEKATVLLQSLVRRWLARTQYKKYQRAALVLQNSWRQYTYHRESMVWAGKKMADEAVDLIIEIAVG; encoded by the exons ATGGGGACACAAACAAGTAAAGCTCCT GTAGATGTGAAGGCCCTCAAGGACATCTCCAAAAAGAAGGATCCTAAAGAGAAGCCTGACATCcaagcacttgcagggggggacGGTGCTCAGAAAGAGTCCTCAGCTACTGCATCCCCCCCAGAGCAGCTGGGCTGTCTGGATCAGGGAGCTGTTACTGGG GAGGAAGTGATTGCACCTGCAGAGCCTCCTGCTGAAAAGAAGGACCCCAGAGACCAATCCGCCATTACAATCCAGTCATGGTGGCGGGGCCAGCTGGTCCGGCGAACACTGCACCATGCCACACTCTCTGTGCTGGTGATACAGAGATGGTGGCGCCAGGTTGCCTTCAAGCAGAGGGAGGAGAGACGGGTAAAGGCATTGATGACATACATGAGGACTGAAAAGGCGACAGTCCTCCTGCAGTCACTGGTCAGAAGGTGGCTGGCCAGGACCCAGTACAAGAAGTACCAGAGGGCAGCTCTGGTCCTCCAAAACAGCTGGCGCCAGTACACCTATCACAGAGAGTCCATGGTGTGGGCTGGGAAAAAGATGGCAGATGAAGCCGTGGACTTGATCATTGAGATTGCTGTTGGCTAA